From the genome of Fusarium keratoplasticum isolate Fu6.1 chromosome 11, whole genome shotgun sequence, one region includes:
- a CDS encoding MFS domain-containing protein, which produces MEQDKADKTMFHPEEPTPKVGEMLSLQGSLEVAEEGTATNHQGKHLLRRIDFCLMPLLLVSYTLQFLDKQSLNFSSIMGIIDDLDLAGSRYSWSSSVFYFGYLAFSYPASFLMVRLPLGKYLAGTSFVWAVVLICHAAVQDFKGLIIARFFLGAAEASISPGFSLITGMWYKREEQPLRHGIWFLGNAIATMFGGLLAYGIAHIGGSLDAWRWLFIIFGLITLVWAVVLLIFLPDTPDKARFLDEQQRTQAVDRIRSNQTGMKDNHFKWDQVREVVQDPNVLLLMVYQLTFSIPNGAHTTFSSLVMAGFGFTRFQVYLLNMPMGAILAFFAIGSSYLCSRFNGYRTIIGAALSLISLTGSILVRFGPNQGSRLLGLWLFVAFAAGFPISLSLIASNVAGFTKKSVASAMMFFCYAAGNIIGPFLFFPREAPEYASGFLATTICFGISTLTMLVLRFTLITENKRRDKLQQTTISLPPDQLEISDKTDRRNLNFRYVY; this is translated from the exons ATGGAACAAGACAAGGCAGACAAGACCATGTTCCACCCTGAGGAGCCAACTCCCAAGGTCGGTGAGATGCTCAGTCTGCAAGGTTCCCTTGAGGTGGCAGAGGAGGGGACAGCAACAAACCACCAGGGAAAACATCTTTTGAGGAGAATTGACTTCTG CCTAATGCCGCTGCTCCTCGTTTCGTATACGCTTCAGTTCCTTGACAAGCAATCGTTGAACTTTTCTTCCATCATGGGAATCATCGATGACCTG GACTTGGCCGGATCAAGATACAGCTGGAGCAGCAGCGTCTTTTACTTTGGTTATTTGGCCTTTAGCTACCCGGCTTCATTCTTGATGGTCCGCTTGCCACTGGGTAAATACCTAGCCGGTACAAG CTTTGTCTGGGCTGTCGTCTTGATCTGTCACGCTGCAGTTCAGGACTTCAAGGGTCTTATCATTGCTCGCTTCTTTCTCGGTGCCGCTGAAGCATCCATCTCGCCTGGATTCTCATTGATCACCGGAATGTGGTACAAGCGAGAGGAGCAGCCCCTCAGACACGGCATCTGGTTCCTTGGTAACGCCATTGCTACCATGTTTGGAGGTCTGTTGGCCTACGGCATCGCTCATATCGGCGGAAGCCTTGACGCATGGAGG TGGCTCTTTATCATCTTTGGCCTCATCACCCTCGTCTGGGCTGTGGTCCTTCTCATCTTTCTCCCCGACACGCCTGACAAAGCACGCTTCCTCGATGAACAACAACGAACTCAAGCCGTCGATCGGATCCGCAGCAACCAAACCGGCATGAAGGATAACCATTTCAAGTGGGACCAAGTCCGCGAGGTGGTCCAGGATCCCAACGTGTTGCTGCTGATGGTCTATCAGCTGACGTTTAGCATTCCGAACGGCGCCCATACCACG TTCAGTAGTCTGGTCATGGCTGGCTTTGGGTTCACTCGATTTCAGGTGTATCTGCTGAATATGCCCATGGGTGCTATCCTTGCCTTCTTTGCCATTGGTTCGAGTTACCTTTGCAGTCGCTTCAACGGCTACAGAACCATCATCGGCGCAGCTCTAAGTCTCATCAG CTTGACGGGTTCGATTCTGGTTCGATTTGGCCCGAACCAAGGCAGCCGGCTCCTCGGCCTGTGGCTTTTTGTCGCCTTTGCTGCCGGCTtccccatctctctctcgttAATTGCTTCCAATGTTGCGGGCTTTACCAAGAAGAGTGTTGCTTCAGCCATGATGTTCTTCTGCTACGCCGCTGGTAACATTATTGGGcctttcctcttcttcccacgTGAAGCCCCAGAGTACGCA AGTGGGTTCCTTGCAACCACGATTTGCTTTGGCATctcgacgttgacgatgctgGTCCTGCGCTTCACGCTGATCACGGAGAATAAGCGTCGAGACAAGCTTCAACAGACGACCATCTCTCTGCCTCCGGACCAACTTGAGATTTCTGACAAGACGGACCGTCGCAACCTCAACTTCCGATATGTTTATTAG
- a CDS encoding Peptidase M20 domain-containing protein 2, with protein MMILSTEQIYDTISKSVDTHTDDLASICKKIHENPEYNFQEFQAHDNICDLLQNLDFKVTRHAYGLETSFEVECGQGGKLVVFNAEYDALPGLGHACGHNLIATSSIAAFLATAEVLRHGKLKGRVRLLGTPAEEGGGGKIRLIEAGAYQGVDACLMAHPTGRLSPEGTKRVDGISAAKSSARRQLEVTFKGQNAHAGMSPWHGKNALDAVVSSYVNISLLRQQLPPSARVHGVIRSGGAEPNIIPDTTSLEYYLRESTVESIQDLSRKVEACFKAGAVGTGCTLECDWHSDKDYMELCPNTAISTEFTRHMKAFGREYLEDSGKPPMGASTDMGNVTFLVPGIHPMFSIGIEDPLIQPHTPEFAAAAGTKEALESALDCGKGLAATACEILLGPELSTKAWEEFHRDVEPIIDRL; from the exons atgatgattcTTTCAACGGAGCAAATATACGACACAATTTCCAAGTCGGTCGACACTCATACCGACGACTTGGCTTCAATATGTAAAAAG ATCCACGAAAACCCAGAGTACAACTTTCAGGAGTTCCAGGCCCATGACAACATCTGCGATCTCTTGCAAAATCTCGACTTCAAGGTAACGAGACATGCATATGGTCTCGAGACATCCTTTGAAGTCGAGTGTGGCCAAGGAGGCAAGTTGGTCGTGTTCAATGCCGAATATGACGCTCTCCCTGGTCTTGGCCACGCCTGTGGACACAACTTGATTGCAACAAGTTCAATCGCTGCATTCCTCGCAACAGCTGAAGTTCTTCGTCATGGAAAACTTAAGGGACGAGTACGACTTCTTGGAACTCCcgctgaagaaggaggcggaggcaAGATCCGTCTCATCGAAGCTGGAGCTTATCAAGGTGTCGACGCGTGTCTCATGGCGCATCCTACAGGACGTCTTTCGCCTGAGGGAACGAAGAGGGTAGATGGTATCTCGGCGGCCAAGTCGAGTGCGCGAAGGCAGTTGGAGGTGACGTTTAAAGGCCAGAATGCTCACGCGGGGATGAGTCCATGGCATGGGAAGAATGCCCTCGACGCTGTGGTATCGTCTTATGTCAACATTTCCCTTTTGCGACAGCAGTTGCCTCCTTCAGCACGAGTGCACGGCGTCATCAGATCAGGAGGCGCTGAGCCGAACATCATTCCTGATACCACGAGTCTCGAGTATTATCTGAGAGAGAGCACAGTCGAGAGTATCCAAGATCTGTCACGCAAGGTGGAAGCATGTTTCAAGGCTGGAGCGGTGGGAACTGGCTGCACATTGGAGTGCGACTGGCATTC AGATAAAGACTACATGGAGCTTTGCCCTAACACGGCCATCTCTACAGAGTTTACGAGACACATGAAGGCATTTGGCAGAGAGTACCTTGAAGATTCAGGGAAACCACCAATGGGAGCTTCAACAGACATGG GCAACGTCACCTTTCTCGTACCAGGCATTCATCCCATGTTCTCGATAGGAATCGAGGACCCCCTGATTCAGCCTCACACACCGGAGtttgcagcagcagcaggtaCTAAGGAGGCATTAGAGAGCGCACTGGACTGCGGCAAAGGTCTAGCCGCAACAGCTTGCGAAATACTTCTGGGGCCGGAGCTCTCAACCAAAGCTTGGGAGGAGTTTCATCGGGATGTGGAGCCGATCATAGATAGACTGTAG
- a CDS encoding Zn(2)-C6 fungal-type domain-containing protein produces the protein MPNEVPSPNRRKARSKNGCITCRIRKVKCDERRPVCERCANSPMKCEWLEPGKSLSVRRSRGSNSASSPGSCRSSPRPLAPSRPATPRDSPSSKSSGMQHATTPSRSNEDASSHSPENNNRQPQSTLSANHAPLANSLQLSADDEAAFLYIPESMMVLCYGKLWKWSCFSYIYTHIASQYSGVMRSLIAVASMELRAQQVLQAQESDNSTKSLEAAHRLGAAAAAHYSLALQDLSSLLHLICHSEGRDDDINALFTMWFLILRYEAYDSESSVASLVHLEGIRSFLKPYLDGDEYLDGKRLPSLSQTMLLYTLYLDADSATGNVHGGQLCMDFSSREASDYISHERLFLSGRSILPKIWGDDYPVTEIFDDLENYRPLRLYHLCQGAKLELLRLARSAAGPDNVSLQRLWRHIQSFGDEFTDILLLARQVTSSGGKRLMWTVYSAFLDFHALQVLYSCLHVDQESQSRMDSSLTQILRIASKALGEDPRQAYRLIWSLSVALCKTQGHPDHMWLSAQLAKARVLLPNFGVPGLILGQCDGLQSGHVQ, from the exons ATGCCGAACGAGGTCCCATCGCCGAATCGCCGAAAGGCGCGATCAAAGAACG GCTGCATAACCTGTCGGATCCGAAAAGTCAAGTGCGACGAGCGACGGCCCGTCTGTGAGAGATGTGCCAACAGCCCCATGAAGTGTGAGTGGCTGGAGCCCGGAAAGTCTCTGAGCGTGAGGAGGTCACGGGGGTCCAATAGCGCGTCTAGTCCAGGGAGCTGTCGTAGCTCTCCTCGACCGTTGGCGCCGTCACGTCCAGCCACGCCTCGAGATAGTCCATCCTCCAAGAGCAGCGGTATGCAGCATGCGACGACACCATCACGATCGAACGAAGATGCCTCGAGTCATAGCCCGGAAAACAACAACCGACAGCCTCAGTCGACTCTGTCCGCGAACCATGCTCCCCTCGCGAATTCACTGCAGCTCAgcgccgacgatgaagcAGCATTTCTCTACATCCCGGagtcgatgatggtgttgtgtTATGGGAAACTCTGGAAATGGAGCTGCTTCTCGTACATCTACACGCACATTGCGAGCCAATATTCCGGGGTGATGAGAAGTCTGATTGCCGTCGCAAGCATGGAGTTACGTGCTCAACAAGTGCTTCAGGCTCAAGAGAGCGATAATTCGACCAAATCACTGGAAGCAGCTCATCGCCTTGGGGCCGCGGCCGCAGCGCACTACAGTCTAGCTCTACAAGACTTGTCATCTCTGCTACATCTTATTTGCCATTCTGAGGGTCGAGACGACGATATAAACGCGTTGTTTACAATGTGGTTTCTCATTTTACGGTACGAGGCCTACGACTCGGAGAGTTCTGTGGCATCTTTGGTTCATCTGGAGGGCATCCGGTCATTCCTGAAGCCGTATCTGGATGGCGACGAATATTTGGATGGGAAAAGACTGCCGTCCCTTTCACAAACAATGCTACTATACACATT ATACTTGGATGCAGATTCCGCTACGGGGAATGTACATGGCGGCCAGCTCTGCATGGACTTTTCATCCCGAGAAGCCTCAGACTACATCTCCCACGAGCGCTTGTTCCTGAGCGGACGATCCATTCTACCCAAAATATGGGGAGACGACTACCCGGTTACCGAAATCTTCGATGATTTGGAAAACTACCGGCCACTGCGTCTGTATCACCTGTGTCAGGGTGCGAAGCTGGAGCTTCTAAGACTGGCAAGATCAGCAGCAGGTCCCGATAACGTCAGTCTGCAGAGGCTCTGGCGCCATATCCAGAGCTTTGGTGAT GAATTCACTGATATCTTGCTCTTGGCCAGGCAAGTCACCAGCTCTGGTGGCAAACGACTCATGTGGACAGTCTACtcagccttcttggacttTCACGCTCTACAAGTCCTCTACTCCTGTCTACACGTAGACCAAGAATCCCAATCACGAATGGACTCATCACTCACCCAAATTCTGAGAATCGCATCCAAGGCCCTTGGAGAGGATCCAAGGCAGGCATATCGCTTGATTTGGTCGTTGTCGGTGGCTCTCTGCAAGACTCAAGGACACCCTGATCATATGTGGCTATCAGCTCAACTCGCAAAAGCACGGGTGTTGTTGCCGAACTTTGGCGTTCCTGGGTTAATACTTGGACAGTGTGATGGACTTCAGAGTGGCCATGTACAATGA
- a CDS encoding Prolyl aminopeptidase, whose translation MLQRLIFLLIALATATAGRQAANFNITSAQAEEYGCGHTCQIILNATIPFDRATVGEAFDFDFYNTANNFSSSSPGDVLKFKPINATTRNFRAGTTAYKFQYTSIDNQGSHVPVTGFIAFPYSSGGHGGSDQTVFPLVAFAHGTIGAFYGCAPSNGPNMFDYDTWQTIVSRGYAVVATDYAGLGNNYTPHMYLDFRSHAADIYYSVIAARKLFGHLLSQEWLSVGHSQGGGAVWKLAESEFVRHDAKYLGTVAMAPATYPVSMMLDNINHIEFPGYLPYLKLAAERAIPGFVGTMLSPIMRKRVEMAERFQLCASSLAGLTLDLGRKDLINSTGVAHDAPILLDWEARVAPASGGRSKGPILVVQGANDTSVLPPTTEKAWKKSCRDGNEVHIRLYMGVEHTPITAVAQVDWMTWINGRFSGDDSGHKQCTRKIIAPFDAKWANLPPEFSL comes from the coding sequence ATGCTTCAGCGTCTTATCTTCCTTCTCATCGCTCTGGCGACAGCCACCGCCGGCAGACAGGCTGCGAATTTCAACATCACGTCAGCTCAGGCTGAAGAGTATGGCTGTGGGCATACTTGCCAAATCATACTCAACGCAACCATCCCCTTCGATCGTGCAACAGTGGGGGAAGCCTTCGACTTCGATTTCTACAATACAGCAAACAACTTCTCAAGCAGCTCACCTGGAGACGTGCTGAAGTTCAAACCTATCAATGCCACAACTCGCAATTTTAGGGCTGGCACGACTGCCTACAAGTTCCAGTACACTTCCATCGACAACCAAGGCAGTCACGTTCCAGTTACGGGCTTTATAGCGTTCCCGTACAGCTCGGGCGGGCATGGCGGCAGTGATCAGACGGTTTTCCCGCTCGTGGCGTTTGCCCATGGAACAATTGGGGCATTCTACGGCTGTGCGCCATCTAATGGCCCCAACATGTTTGACTACGATACCTGGCAGACCATCGTGTCGAGGGGCTACGCCGTCGTAGCAACCGACTATGCTGGCCTAGGCAACAATTACACTCCTCACATGTATTTGGACTTTCGCTCTCACGCTGCAGATATATACTACAGTGTTATCGCGGCGAGGAAGCTAttcggccatcttctttcaCAGGAATGGCTGTCCGTGGGCCACTCCCAGGGGGGAGGCGCAGTGTGGAAGCTCGCCGAGAGCGAGTTTGTCCGCCACGATGCAAAGTATCTGGGTACGGTCGCAATGGCGCCTGCGACATATCCAGTAAGTATGATGCTGGATAACATCAATCATATTGAGTTTCCTGGCTATCTTCCTTATCTGAAACTCGCTGCTGAGCGTGCGATCCCGGGCTTTGTGGGGACCATGCTGTCTCCTATTATGCGAAAGCGAGTCGAGATGGCAGAGCGTTTCCAACTCTGCGCATCGAGCCTTGCAGGACTCACTCTGGACCTTGGTCGAAAAGACTTGATCAATTCCACGGGCGTTGCCCACGATGCGCCCATTCTTCTGGATTGGGAGGCAAGAGTGGCTCCGGCATCTGGCGGACGTTCCAAAGGCCCAATACTCGTTGTTCAGGGTGCCAACGACACAAGCGTCCTGCCGCCTACAACCGAAAAAGCATGGAAGAAGAGTTGTAGAGATGGAAACGAAGTTCATATTCGTCTCTACATGGGCGTCGAGCATACTCCAATCACGGCAGTTGCTCAAGTTGACTGGATGACCTGGATAAACGGGCGTTTCAGTGGCGACGATTCAGGCCACAAACAATGCACTAGAAAGATCATAGCTCCTTTCGATGCTAAATGGGCCAACCTGCCACCGGAGTTTAGTCTGTAG